A section of the Burkholderiales bacterium genome encodes:
- a CDS encoding PLP-dependent cysteine synthase family protein has translation MPSAWVKEAVHRIERDFQRSADTHLIAIDLPAMPGVHLYLKDESTHPTGSLKHRLARSLFLYGLCNGWIGEGSTIVEASSGSTAVSEAYFARMLGLPFVAVMPRGTSPAKIALIEYYGGRCHAVDSAGEVYSEAERLARETGGHYMDQFTYAERATDWRGNNNIAESIFEQMRGEPHPQPRWVVVGAGTGGTSATIGRYIRYHGCATELCVVDPERSVFYDYFQSRDASVTAEGGSDVEGIGRPRVEPSFEPGVVDRMIRVSNDASYAAMRVVERLAGRRYGGSTGTNFCGALELACGMVERGESGSIVTLACDGGDRYLDTYYNDAWLTANGYDVAPHVARLERAVGSGRWTA, from the coding sequence ATGCCTAGCGCCTGGGTCAAGGAAGCCGTCCACCGCATCGAGCGCGACTTCCAGCGCTCGGCCGACACGCACCTGATCGCGATCGACCTGCCCGCGATGCCGGGGGTGCACCTCTACCTCAAGGACGAGTCGACGCACCCGACCGGAAGCCTCAAGCACCGGCTCGCGCGCTCGCTCTTCCTCTATGGCCTGTGCAACGGCTGGATCGGCGAAGGCTCGACCATCGTCGAGGCGTCGTCGGGCAGCACGGCCGTGTCCGAGGCCTATTTCGCCCGGATGCTGGGCCTGCCGTTCGTCGCGGTGATGCCGCGGGGCACCTCACCCGCCAAGATCGCGCTGATCGAGTACTACGGCGGGCGCTGCCACGCGGTCGACAGCGCCGGCGAGGTGTATTCGGAGGCCGAGCGCCTCGCGCGCGAGACCGGCGGCCACTACATGGACCAGTTCACCTACGCCGAGCGCGCGACCGACTGGCGCGGCAACAACAACATCGCCGAATCGATCTTCGAGCAGATGCGCGGCGAGCCGCACCCGCAGCCGCGCTGGGTGGTCGTGGGCGCGGGCACCGGCGGCACGTCGGCGACGATCGGCCGCTACATCCGCTACCACGGCTGCGCGACGGAGCTCTGTGTCGTCGATCCGGAGCGCTCGGTGTTCTACGACTACTTCCAGAGCCGGGATGCGTCGGTCACCGCCGAGGGCGGCTCCGACGTCGAAGGCATCGGCCGTCCGCGCGTCGAGCCGTCGTTCGAGCCGGGCGTCGTCGACCGCATGATCCGCGTCTCCAACGACGCGTCCTACGCCGCGATGCGCGTGGTCGAGCGCCTCGCCGGCCGCCGCTACGGCGGCTCGACCGGGACCAATTTCTGCGGCGCGCTCGAACTCGCCTGCGGCATGGTGGAGCGCGGTGAATCCGGTTCGATCGTCACGCTCGCCTGCGACGGCGGCGATCGCTACCTCGACACCTACTACAACGATGCGTGGCTCACCGCCAACGGCTACGACGTCGCGCCGCACGTGGCGCGGCTGGAGCGTGCGGTTGGGTCGGGCCGCTGGACCGCCTGA
- the gspN gene encoding type II secretion system protein N, translated as MGRLSALVLFALVVAVTVLALQAPAAWFVHRLAAALGGSVRILDAEGTVWNGRGILASPDGRWKVPVGWHLRAAPLLRGEVEVELEPQQGRDTPRGVLRLSRSGVAARGLVVDLPASALSSAFAGEAPVAFGGSIRIDARDVDIEGNAGRGTVAAHWERARLGAADGTSVALGVVRATFTPRDGVLAGTIGNEGGEVAVDGTMTLSAGGITLDASLVPRGGAGDSTARVLGQLGPVDGHGAVRLRWISERR; from the coding sequence ATGGGCCGACTCTCCGCGCTCGTGCTGTTCGCGCTCGTCGTCGCGGTGACGGTGCTCGCGCTGCAGGCGCCCGCCGCATGGTTCGTGCACCGGCTCGCCGCCGCGCTCGGCGGATCGGTGCGGATCCTGGATGCCGAGGGCACCGTGTGGAACGGGCGCGGCATCCTCGCGAGTCCCGACGGCCGCTGGAAGGTGCCGGTCGGATGGCACCTGCGGGCGGCACCGCTCCTGCGCGGCGAGGTCGAGGTGGAACTCGAACCGCAGCAGGGCCGGGACACGCCGCGAGGTGTGCTCCGGCTGTCGCGCTCCGGAGTCGCGGCACGGGGACTCGTCGTCGACCTGCCCGCCTCCGCGCTGTCGAGCGCCTTCGCCGGCGAGGCCCCCGTCGCGTTCGGGGGTTCGATCCGCATCGACGCCCGAGACGTCGACATCGAAGGCAATGCGGGTCGCGGCACCGTCGCGGCGCACTGGGAACGCGCACGGCTCGGCGCCGCCGACGGCACGAGCGTCGCGCTCGGAGTCGTGCGCGCCACGTTCACGCCGCGCGACGGCGTGCTGGCCGGCACGATCGGCAACGAGGGGGGTGAGGTCGCGGTCGACGGCACGATGACGCTCTCCGCCGGCGGCATCACGCTCGACGCATCGCTCGTGCCGCGCGGGGGCGCCGGCGATTCGACCGCGCGCGTCCTGGGTCAACTGGGCCCGGTCGACGGGCACGGCGCGGTCCGCCTGCGCTGGATCTCCGAGCGACGGTAG
- a CDS encoding type II secretion system protein M — MATGALRERWYSLAARERRFVVLGVLVVGAALAHGVLWRPVVADLPRAEREAIRAETRLAHARAAALTGGARGEAPAREPLDGTVRAALARAGVAPADATLDSTPGRATLVLPSVRFDTLVALLDALAREAAVHVVDATIAARVEPGRVRAELTLSR, encoded by the coding sequence ATGGCCACCGGCGCGCTGCGGGAACGCTGGTACTCGCTCGCAGCACGAGAGCGGCGCTTCGTCGTCCTGGGTGTGCTCGTCGTCGGCGCCGCGCTCGCCCATGGGGTGCTGTGGCGGCCGGTCGTTGCCGACCTTCCCCGCGCCGAGCGCGAGGCAATCCGCGCCGAAACGCGGCTCGCGCACGCACGCGCCGCCGCGCTCACGGGCGGCGCCCGAGGCGAAGCGCCGGCGCGCGAACCGCTGGACGGCACGGTTCGCGCGGCGCTCGCGCGCGCCGGCGTCGCCCCCGCCGACGCCACGCTGGACTCGACTCCTGGCCGCGCGACGCTCGTGCTCCCGTCGGTGCGCTTCGACACGCTGGTGGCCCTGCTCGACGCGCTCGCGCGCGAGGCCGCCGTCCACGTCGTCGACGCGACGATCGCCGCGCGCGTCGAGCCGGGCCGCGTTCGCGCGGAACTCACGCTGTCACGCTGA
- a CDS encoding LysR family transcriptional regulator, translating to MRYSLVDLKLVVAIADAGNVSRGAARCHLAPSSASLRIRQLEESLGTPLFRREARGVSLTPAGRAMLEHCRRCLAELEQMHADLAPYAQGVTSQVRLFANSSAVASFLPDDLGAYLGAHPGVRVSLEEHVSEDIVVAVAEGRADLGVVTWDDEHPDLAFEPYRHDELVVVAPAGSPLAAGTSVRFADCLVHPFVSLWSESAIHHFLVDRAAALGRTMDVRIQVAGFAAVLSLVRAGAGIAVLPRSVLRPLHADALAVLALDERWAPRRLSLCSPRDRARITDPARALLAALRQRSDAGTPPSRPAP from the coding sequence TTGCGCTACAGCCTCGTCGACCTGAAGCTCGTCGTCGCGATCGCCGACGCCGGCAACGTTTCGCGCGGCGCGGCGCGCTGCCACCTCGCGCCGTCGTCGGCGAGCCTGCGCATCCGCCAGCTCGAGGAATCGCTCGGGACGCCGCTGTTCCGGCGCGAGGCGCGCGGCGTGTCGCTCACCCCGGCCGGTCGTGCGATGCTCGAGCACTGCCGGCGCTGCCTCGCCGAACTCGAGCAGATGCACGCCGACCTCGCGCCCTACGCCCAGGGCGTGACCTCGCAGGTGCGCCTGTTCGCCAACTCGAGCGCGGTCGCCTCCTTCCTGCCCGACGACCTCGGCGCCTATCTGGGCGCCCACCCGGGCGTGCGCGTATCGCTGGAGGAACACGTGAGCGAGGACATCGTCGTCGCGGTCGCCGAAGGCCGCGCCGACCTCGGCGTCGTGACCTGGGACGACGAGCACCCGGACCTCGCGTTCGAGCCCTACCGGCACGACGAACTGGTCGTCGTCGCCCCCGCGGGGAGTCCGCTCGCCGCGGGCACCTCGGTACGGTTCGCCGACTGCCTGGTCCACCCGTTCGTGTCGCTGTGGAGCGAGTCGGCGATCCATCATTTCCTCGTCGATCGCGCCGCCGCGCTCGGCCGGACGATGGACGTCCGCATCCAGGTCGCGGGATTCGCCGCGGTGCTGTCGCTGGTGCGTGCGGGCGCCGGGATCGCCGTCCTGCCCCGCTCGGTGCTCCGTCCGCTCCATGCCGACGCCCTCGCGGTCCTCGCCTTGGACGAGCGCTGGGCCCCGCGCCGGCTGTCGCTGTGTTCCCCCCGCGATCGCGCGCGCATCACCGACCCGGCCAGGGCGCTCCTCGCGGCGCTGCGCCAACGCAGCGATGCGGGCACGCCGCCCTCGCGCCCGGCCCCTTAG
- a CDS encoding DUF1624 domain-containing protein, with amino-acid sequence MSTRRARRATRAAAPVRFASLDALRGVAIVAMIGYHFSFDLALFRIARFDFEREWFWLVARAVIVTAFLVTSGISLTLARVQGTSGAKRWRRIALIAACAATVSAASALAFPRTWISFGILHAIAVASVLAWPLTRAPRLALASGIAAIAAGLAFSHPAFDTRALSWIGFTTVKPPTEDYVPLFPWLGAVLVGVWLGAILAKRSFAPLAGLAKAPRAIQWLGRHSLAVYMLHQPVLIGALAVGLGRWP; translated from the coding sequence GTGAGTACCCGACGCGCGCGGCGCGCCACGCGGGCGGCCGCGCCTGTGCGCTTCGCCTCGCTCGACGCGCTGCGCGGCGTCGCGATCGTCGCGATGATCGGCTACCACTTCTCGTTCGATCTCGCCCTGTTCCGCATCGCGCGCTTCGACTTCGAGCGCGAATGGTTCTGGCTCGTCGCCCGCGCCGTCATCGTGACCGCGTTCCTCGTCACCTCGGGCATCTCGCTCACGCTCGCGCGCGTGCAGGGCACCTCGGGCGCGAAGCGCTGGCGCCGGATCGCGCTCATCGCGGCGTGCGCCGCCACGGTCAGCGCGGCGAGCGCCCTCGCGTTCCCGCGCACCTGGATATCGTTCGGCATCCTGCACGCGATCGCCGTCGCCTCGGTGCTCGCCTGGCCGCTCACGCGCGCACCGCGGCTCGCGCTCGCATCCGGCATCGCCGCGATCGCCGCGGGACTCGCGTTCTCTCATCCGGCGTTCGACACACGCGCGCTCTCGTGGATCGGCTTCACGACGGTGAAACCGCCGACCGAGGACTACGTGCCGCTCTTCCCCTGGCTCGGCGCCGTGCTCGTCGGCGTGTGGCTGGGGGCGATCCTCGCGAAGCGCTCCTTCGCGCCGCTCGCGGGGCTCGCGAAGGCACCGCGCGCGATCCAGTGGCTGGGTCGCCACAGCCTCGCCGTCTACATGCTCCACCAGCCGGTCCTCATCGGCGCGCTCGCGGTTGGACTGGGCAGGTGGCCGTGA